Proteins encoded together in one Thalassotalea crassostreae window:
- a CDS encoding alpha/beta hydrolase, whose amino-acid sequence MKSLLTLIFLCFSAALSAQEQVALWQERSIPNFISTQAKEVILKRDTLFIADVQTPTIAAFLPEKSKSNGMAVLILPGGGYKGVAYDLEGTEYAKWFNSQGFAAFVLKYRMPQAKSAQVSYKAPIQDAQRAIKYIRYNARRFNIDKDKIGVIGSSAGGHLASTLATHRRTEYYQAQDEIDTMSSNVNFAMLIYPVISMKKGITHNGSRRNLLGKTPSKDLIIQFSNELHVTKDSPATFIVHSTSDTAVSVKNSKLFYEALLTHNVNVTMHLFAIGNHGYGLGTNIDYAPNWRHLAEQWLETLYH is encoded by the coding sequence ATGAAATCATTACTGACGTTAATATTTCTATGCTTTAGCGCAGCTTTGTCCGCTCAAGAGCAAGTAGCGCTGTGGCAAGAACGTTCAATTCCAAATTTTATTAGTACTCAAGCGAAAGAGGTAATTCTAAAAAGGGACACATTATTCATCGCCGATGTGCAAACTCCGACCATAGCAGCCTTCTTGCCAGAAAAAAGCAAAAGCAATGGTATGGCGGTACTGATACTGCCAGGTGGTGGATACAAAGGTGTTGCTTATGATTTAGAAGGGACAGAGTATGCGAAGTGGTTTAACAGTCAAGGCTTTGCCGCATTCGTTTTAAAGTATCGAATGCCACAAGCTAAATCTGCACAGGTTTCATACAAAGCACCAATTCAAGATGCACAACGTGCAATAAAATATATTCGTTACAACGCTAGGCGTTTTAACATTGATAAAGATAAAATCGGCGTGATAGGTTCGTCAGCCGGAGGCCATCTAGCATCAACGTTGGCGACTCACCGTCGTACCGAATATTATCAAGCACAAGATGAGATCGATACGATGTCAAGTAACGTAAACTTTGCGATGTTAATTTATCCTGTTATTTCAATGAAAAAAGGCATTACCCATAACGGTTCACGTCGAAATTTATTAGGGAAAACACCGAGCAAAGATTTGATCATACAGTTTTCCAATGAACTACATGTCACTAAAGATTCACCCGCTACGTTTATTGTACACTCTACAAGTGATACCGCAGTATCAGTTAAAAACTCAAAATTATTTTATGAGGCGCTGCTAACCCATAATGTCAACGTTACTATGCATTTGTTTGCTATCGGAAATCATGGTTATGGTTTAGGAACAAATATTGATTATGCGCCCAATTGGCGTCACTTAGCCGAGCAATGGTTGGAAACCTTATATCATTAG